GGTGCAAAGCAACTGAAAGCTATCTTGATGAACTAGCTAAAATGGTTTACTCAATCAGTGAGCCCAGATGGCAGTCTGAGGAAGATTCCAAGAGGATAAGAGATCTTCGCCGAAGAATTCATGATCTGTATGCTCGTTATAGGGCGACGGCTAGCACCTAAAGGTCATATAATCGCCATTCCTGCTTACCCAAATCCTCAGCTCAAGGCCGGGACTGCTCTTTTTCACAGGTCTCTGCAGCCCGGACGGCTGCAGCGGAGCCCCCGTGGTCCGGTTTATGGCGTCCCGATGAAAAGAGTGGTTCCTGACCTGGGCCAGAAAATTCTGAGTTTCAGCGGTACTCAGCTTCCCATTTTCGGATGACCAAGGATTCGATTAAACGATTGCTGATATTTCAAAAAAGCAGGAGGTCACCGCAAAAGCGACCTCCTCTAACATTTTCAAGAAAAGAGAACCATTGAGGAAATAGTTCAGGATTTTATCCGGGACAACTCTGTTGAAATCCAGTCCGGTTCCGCAGGATTATTCTTCTTTTTCAGGACAGCTTATTACCTCCAGGCAATTATAGCCTCAAGGGGGTACTGTAAAGAGTCAGAATCAGTTGGGCTAGTACTCTTCTCTTTCCCACCCCAACGGTTGATCAGACAGCGGATCCGATGCAGATTCCTCCCCGCTACGCCCACCGGAGGCATCGACAACCATGACGGATGAAGCCTGCAGCCCTTCATCGCCGAGTTCGGCTGTGAAATTAACTCCGTCTCCTGGTTTTAACTGATCGAAATCATAATTGAGGATGCTGTTGCGGTGAAAATAGACTTCCTCTCCATCGGTTGAACGTAAAAACCCATATCCTTCATCGGAAAATATTTTGGTGATCAGGGCGATTGTCTCCTGCTGGGGATGAACCTTCCGCACCCCCTGTTGCTTTTCAATTTGCTGCTTCAAGCGACGTTGCGCTGACTTGAAGGCGTTTTTGATTACAGTCGGCAGATCTTCCGTGTCTTCCTTTAAACCCGATTTATGGTTGACGACAAGATCATGCCCCGGTGGAAAACGCATTTCAATGCGTACTCGATAGGGGTTGGATGTTTTGCGGCTTTTCTGCTCCAGTACAATTCCAACCCGGCAGCTGATGAGGTTATCGCTCAATTTTTCGAGTTTGGCTATATCGTTGTAAATCAGATTTTCAAGATACTCGCTTCGATCCAATCCATGAAAGGAAATTTCAGGGGGTATACGCATATTCGGTCCACCTCCATAGTGCTAATTTGACGGTTTATTTTCCGTTGGTGCATTATAAACTGTATATCATCTTCTGGCTAAATCAACATATTAGAGATGCTGTTCTATTTGTATTGAGCTCCTTCTCAGACTGAGGTATAGCCTTGAAAAGACATATAGCGGATATTAAAATGTAAATATGTGAATTAAACTCAGCCATAGATTTTCTTTTTGACAACGGTTCAGGAATACGAGAAGATGTATCCAGCACACACTAATCCCGCCCTAAAGACGGTAAAGCAGGCTTTTCCACCCCGGCAACTTCGATGATTATTTTTCGAGATCATCATTGGCAATAAGTGATCCCTCTCATGAATGATCAAGCAGCAAGGGCAGAAAGCGCCCTTTCCCGAAATCAGACTGAGGACAAATGGAACCTTGAAACCATATTGGACCCCAGGAAAATAAGGAAGGGCCACACCAGGTGGAATCAGTTTCATGCCGCCCTGCTTCAAATGAACTGCAAGGATCTTGCCGGTCCGATTCTCGATTTCGGTTTTGGAATCGGCTATTTTGTTCTTGAAGGCCTGCGTCGCCAAAAGAATATCTGGGGTGTCGATCTCCTCCCGGGCAAAATCGAGCGTTACCAAAGGCTTATTGATTATACTGAAAGTCCGGAAGAATGGAAAAAACGCTGTGTAATCGCTGACGGCGAGGAATTGCCTTTTCACTCCGAGTCGTTTTCGGCAATCAGCTCCTGGTATGTCTTTGAGCATATCCCCTTTCCATCCCTGGTACTTCGGGAACTGGTACGCATTACCAGAAAAGACGGGGTTATCGCCATCCGCGCCCAAGATGCCCGTAACGGCTGGGAAGGCCATTGCAAGATTCCCTGGGTGCCATTTCTCTCCGGAAGAATGGCTGAAGCCTGGATTGAAGAGTTTGGAAAATCTCCGGCATTACGCCGGGGCGTATACGACATAACCCAGCCCCAGGTAATTTCGATACTCGAGGAGCTTGGCTGTACAATCGTCAAACAGGCTCCCAGTCCTCTTCTCTTAATAAAGGATCACTGGAAACTCTCCTCGGAAAAGGAGGTACGCAGCCGGGCGCGCCAGGTAAGGCAGGAATTCGAAAAAGGAGAATGGCAGCCGCAACCGGAAAATCTCTACATTTATGCCTGCAAAAGATAACCGCATATCAAATCAGCCCGACTGCTGAACTGGGTCAGTGGTTTGGCGGCCATTAAAGCTATTGGCCTCAACGTATTTTCCGTTTTCCTGCTTTTTTGGGCAGACTACCCAGAGCAAGACACTCAAGATTCATTGCGCGATGAGCAAAAAATAAAATCTGATTACCCCTGAAACTCCGTAACTCCTTGCCCAGACGCGGACTGAAGATTAGTACCTCACAGATTGTTTTCTTGTTTTTTTGCAATAAAATAATCTCTCTAAAGGTTCTTTCCGGATCAGCTGGATTAGGGGTAGCCAGGAAACAAAAATTCCAAATTCACATTTTCTTCTTTTTATCGCCTTTCTCTTTGAAATGTTGACGGATGTCCTCAAACTCTGGACTCCGCTACAGCACGGATACGATTTTTTTCAAGAACTACTCCATTTTTTTAAGGAGATGATTTCAATTTTTGTTATACTCATAAGGATTGAGCCTGGTTGCAAGCCTTTCATATGTAAGGGTTCGCGGCCTTTCAGGGTGTCCTGGGTCAGTGGATATTTTTGGTACAACAATCTCGACATACCATTTGTATAGTCGGGAGCTCACCGAAAATACCAGGAATGGTACCCTGACCTCTCGGTACATCGATCTTTTTACCTCACTATCTGTAAAGTTGTTGTTTCTTGCTGTTAAGCTTTTAACATTTTGCATAATTCTATATTGAAGAATAACAAAATTATGATTCGAATCCTTACCATATTGCTCTTTTTCGTCATTGTTCCCTGCACAGTTTTCGCCCAGAACGATCAATATGATATAGCGTATATCTGGGACACCAGCCTGGAGAATGTTATTGATTACCAGCGGCAATTAGAAAAGGTCTTGGATCCGCAGGAAATAGATCGCCTGAACATTGTCCGCCGTGATCCCGGAGATTACGGACTAATCTACAATCTCGGCGGCACCGCCCTGACTTCCGCGCAATTGATGATTCAGCATAGTGAAGCACTTCGCCAGGCTGGTCTTTCCGAATGCTCTGCAATGAAGAATGATGGCTATTATCAACTCTATAATGTCAGCTATGGGGTGGGACCAAACATTGAGGCACTGAAGAAGGTCCATGAAAAAATCAGCCATTATCTCGGTGAGGAGGTGGAGAAAAATCTCTTTATTGTGGAGACGGGTTCTGAGAATTACGCCCTTATCTATCGACGCATGGGAGATCGTGCCTCAACTTACGCTGTAGCCCAAAAACACCGAAACCTGCTCAAAGCACAACGTATCTCAACAGCAATTTTACCGGAATTCAACAACCGTGTGGTATTTGGCACATCGCCCGAGGGTGCTGCAACAGAACCAATATCGACTCCGGTCACCGAGGTGGTCACTGTCATACCGGATGCCTCCCCTGCCCTGCCCAAGGAAGAGCAACCTGTAATTACCTTGACGCCAGATTTGGTTAAACGGATTGTCAGAGAGGCCCCTTCCGGCAATCCGCAATTTGAAAAACATATTGAGGAATTCATAGGTGAACTGCGCCGCAAAGGAGAACTGAGAAGCAATGAGAGAACCAGTTGGATGGTATATGACCTGACCAAGAACGAGCCTCTTGTCAATATCAATTCAGATCAGATTTTTCAAGCTGCCAGTATGATCAAGCCCTTCATATCGTTGGCCTTCTTTCACCAGGTAAAAGAAGGCGGCCTGGTATATGGCCCCAAAAGCAGAAGAAATATGGAAGCTATGATCCAGCACAGCAACAATGCTTCCACCAACTGGATAATGCGGATGGCAGGCGGACCTGCGCATGTCGAAGGCTTACTGCGAAAGCACTACGGTCATATATTTAAAAACACCCTGATCAAAGAATATATACCAGCCGGAGGCAGAACCTATAAGAACAGTGCTCTGCCTTCCGATTATGTCAGGTTTCTTTTGGCTCTGTGGAATGATGAGCTGCCGTACAGCAAAGAGATCCGCCGCCTGATGTCCCTTCCCGGACGTGACCGCCTCTATGACGGCACCCCGATTCCCCGAGGCACCAAAGTCTATAACAAAACCGGTTCGACCGCCTACCTCTGCGGTGACATGGGTATCCTTGTCCTGCACGATAAAACGGGTCAGCCTTATCCCTATGTTATCGTCGGTATTATTGAACAAAACAGCCGTCCCAAAAATTACGGGCACTGGATGCGCACCCGGGGTGATGTGATCAGAAAAGTTTCTACTCTGGTTTACGAACAGATTAAAGACCAGTATAAGCTTTAACGAAAAAGTTTCGTTTCACTTGCCTGAGCCGCTGTCCTTAAAAAATCAAAAAAGTGAGTGATGCCATGAAAATAGCGGGTTATGGGGTGTTTGGCACTCCCACAGTGGTTATCGACGGTGAGGTGAAATCCGTTGGCAAGATTCCCACCAAAGAGGATGTTGTTGGTTGGCTTAAAAAATAACAGAGGATGCCGACAACTGCCCCAAAATGGTGAGATGCACCGGTACCTCTTGTCCTGGAGCTGAACCCCCAACCATACCATCCCGGAGTAAAAATTGATAAAAATACAACCTAGATGGACACTGATTATCGCTGCCATTCTCATTGCTGTCGCAGGAACATACAGCCTGCTGTCGGCACGATCTTCACCAAGTGAGGGCAAGGAGAATTTGCAGGCGGCCACTGCGCCTGCTCCCGGTTTGGTCACAATGATCGACCTGGGTGCCTCCGAATGTATTCCGTGCAAGATGATGGCACCTATTCTCGAAGAGCTCAAAGAGGAATATCAAGGCAAGGCGGATATTATCTTTATCGATGTGTGGCAGAAACCTGATCAGGCAAAAAAGTATGGCATCCGGGCAATCCCAACACAGATTTTCTTTGATGCCGACGGCAGGGAAGTGCAGCGGCACGTTGGTTTTCTTGATAAAAAGCAGATCATTAAAATTTTGAGAGAACTCGGAGTCTCCTGATGTTTCAACAGGAGTTGCTGTACCTGAGACTGAGGTGAACATGTTCGATCACTTCCTGCTTGCCGTGAACCAGTGGATGAACAGCGGGTTGGCTCTGGCCGCAACAGGAGCTTTTCTCTGGGGCCTGGTCAGTGTCTTGTTCAGTCCCTGTCACCTGGCTTCCATCCCTCTCGTCGTCGCCTATGTGGGCGGTCAGGAAACCGCAGTTCAGCCACGCAAGGCCGGATGGTATGCCTGCTCCTTCACACTGGGGCTGTTTATCACCATTGCCGGGCTGGGTATTGTCTGCTCCCTGTTGGGCCGCATGCTTGGTGATGTGGGCATCTGGTGGCAGATTCCGGTCGGCGCTGTTCTTATCTGGGTAGCCCTGGGCATGCTTGGCGTGCAGGCCTGTTCCATGAACGGTTCACTGCTGTATCGCCTCAGGCTGAAAGGCATATCCGGAGCATTCGGTCTTGGGTTGACTTATGGAATACTCTCCGGCACCTGCACCTTCGGTTTCATCGCTCCCATACTCGCCATTGTAACGGTGCAGCAAAAAGTTCTTACAGGCTCGGTGATGATGCTCCTTTTTGCCCTTGGCCATTGTCTGCCGATAGTCATCGCCGGCAGCTCCACTGCGTTGATTCGTAAGCTTATGGAAAATAGCGCCTACCAGGGTGCAGGGCTATGGTTCCGACGCGGCGCCGGGACGGTGATTGCCGGACTGGGATGCTATTTTATTGCAGGTCCCTTTATCGGCAGCGCCTGAACCTTGCCCCCGGGAAGTTGTTAATTTTCTCACTCAGCTGGGCTGAGAACCTTTAGACGGATTGTTTTCTTGCAATGAAAAACACGAACACTCAAAAACGGGAGGCCTGTTTTATGAACTTGCAGAAAATCTATGAGTATGCACTTCAGAGAGAAGAGGAAGGATATCAGTTTTTCAAACGTAATGCCGAAGAGGCAAGCCATGGAGCAGCGATAGAGATCTTTGAGAAGCTTGCAAATGAAGAACTGAAACATATCCAATACATAAAGGAGCTTATCAATACTCCCGAAGAAGAAGCAGGTCCTACCAACACTCCTCTTGAAAAAGATAGCTGGTTTGAAGATCGTGCAGGCCGGGAGCTGTTGGACCAGAGCTTGATTGAGTCAATGATTCCCGATATCGCTGTCTTAAGGACAGCATATTTGATTGAACACGACCTTTCTGAGTTTTATGAGATGGCCGCCAAAAATTCCTCAGGTGTTGCCCAGCTGGCCTTCTCTCAGCTGGCCGCATGGGAACGTGGGCATGAAGCCTTCTTCAAGGAACTACACGACAGAATCTTTCAGGAGTATACCGAAATGCCATGGGGCGGATGAAATAACATCCCGGCCTAAAAATGGCCGGGATGTGTAGATCTACCCAACTGAGCTCGGTATTAATTAGTTGGTTAAGCGGCTTTTTTGACAATATTAACGGCGCAGACCTTCAGCTCCGGAATCTTACAGATCGGATCGTAGGCCGAGTTTGTCAATATATTGGCACAGCTTTCTATAAAATGGAAGGGCATAAAGGCGGATCCTTTTTCGATACGTTTGGTCACAAGGGCCTTGGTATCGACGCTGCCCCGTCTCGATGAGACGGTGACGACTTCCCCATTGATGACCCCCAATCTTTCGGCATCGGCAATACTCAGCTCAATGAAACCTTCTTTGATTTCAGCATCGAGAGTGGGTGAATTCCTGGTCATGGTGCCGGTGTGGTAATGGGCAAAGACCCTTCCTGTGGAGAACCAGAAAGGATAATCATCATCCACATTTTCAGCAGGAACCTGAAAGCCAATACCGTGAAACAGCCCTTTGCCGCGGGCAATCCTGCCCTTGTGAAGATAACGGGTTCCGGGATGATCCGGAGCAGGACAAGGCCACTGCAGGCCGTCGCCCTCCAGCCGTTCATAGGATATTCCGGCATAGGAAGGAGTTAACTTAGCCATCTCGTCGAAGATTTCCTCGGGTGAGGAATAGCTCATCGGGTAGCCGAAGCGGCTGGAGATATCCTGAATTATCTGCCAGTCCTGCCGCGCCTCGCCGCGCGGTTCAATGGCCTGACGTACCCTGCTGACCCGCCTTTCGGTATTGGAAAAAGTACCGTCTTTTTCGGCAAAAGAGACGCCCGGTAAAACGACATCCGCCATTTCCGCGGTAGCTGTGAGGAAAATATCCTGCACCACCAGAAACTCGGCCTTCTCTAGAGCTTTTTTTACATGGGTGACATCCGGGTCACTGACCACCGGGTTCTCCCCCATGATATAAAGTGCCTTAACACTGTCATTATCCAGACCTTCGAGCATTGCGGGAATGGTAAGCCCAACCTTGTCGGAGAGAGAATCAACCTGCCAGGCTTTGGCGAACTTCTCGATCACACCTGCAGAGGTTACCGGCTGATAGGCCGTAAAGACGTTAGGAAGACCGCCCATGTCACAGGCTCCCTGCACATTATTCTGGCCGCGTAACGGATTCACACCTGAGGATTCCTTGCCCAGGCTGCCGGTAAGCATGGCCAGATTGGCAAGCGATTTGACATTGTCCACTCCGGTGGTATGCTGGGTGATTCCCATGCAGTATATGATCGAAGCCTTATCGGCAGTCCCGTAACATTCGGCGATCCGCTCGATGTCTGCAGCCGGTACGCCGCATATTGCCGAGGCCTTATCCGGAGTAAAGCCCTCGATTACCTTCCGGCAGGCCTCGAAGTCCTCGGTCTGTTCATCAATAAAGGCTTGATCGTGCCAGCCTTTTGCCAGGATCACATTCATAATACCGTTGATCAGAGCGACATCGGTTCCCATTGTATGGTTGACGTGAATATCGGCAATTTCGGAGATATGGACCTTGCGCGGATCGGCGACAATGATCTTGGCACCGTTCTTCTTGGCCCGATAAATGCGGGTGGCTACCAGAGGATGAGCAACCGTGGTGTTTGAACCGATGATGAAAATGCAGTCGGCGTCTTCAAACTCCTCGATGGAATTCGTCATCGCGCCACTTCCAAAAGCTGCGGCAAGACCTGCCACGGTGGAAGAGTGTCAGAGACGGGCGCAATGATCTATGTTGTTGGTCTTCACCGCCGCACGGGCAAACTTCTGCAGCAGGTAGTTTTCCTCGTTGGTAACCTTAGCGGAAGTTAAAAAACCTATGCTGTCCGGTCCGCTCTCTGCCGCAATCTCCTTCAGTCTCGAAGCCGTGTAGTCAAGAGCCTCATCCCAGGAGACCTCTTCAAGCTTATCGTTTTTACGGATAAGCGGCTGGGTCAAGCGATGTTTATTGCGGATGAATTCATGGACATTCCAGCCTTTAATGCAGAGTTTTCCTTCATTAACCGGGCTTGTTTTGCAGGGTATGGTGCCAATCGGGTCGCCATCCAGCACTTCCAGAAAAAAGTTGCAGCCACAACCACAGTATGTACATGTTGTCAGTACTGTCCTGTAATCCATAATAGTACCTTTCCTATTCTTTACCCTGTACAGGCTCTATAGTATTTAGCGGAGATCTCCGGCGGTTCATGCCTGTTTTAAAATCAAATTGCTCATCCATGACGGCATTGACTTTCTTATACAGGGTCCGCAGAGGGATATGTGAAGGACAGGCTTCCTCGCATAGCCCGCAGTCTATACAGCGCCCAACCATATGCATTGCCCTGGTGTGATGAAACGCAGGAATTTCGGGAGGTAGTTCACCTTTCTTTATCAGGTCATCGCACTTGAGGCTGCATTCACTGCAGAAACACATGGGACAGATATTAGAGCAGCCGTAGCATTTGATGCATTTGACAAACTCCTCCATCCAGTAGGAGAACCGCTCGGTCAATCCCAGTGCATCGATTTCAGCAACCGATTTTGAGGCCCCCGCCTGGACGGCTTCCCCCGCCATGATCTCCTTCGGATAGGGCTGCGAACATTCGCAGGCATCAGCCAGTTCCTGCGGACAGGCAATACCAACCGGCACAACCTTCTTGGGATCAAGCTGGTTCCAGGTATAGAGCGTTTGCAGTCCCCTGTCGTCACATCCCCTGACCAGCACACCGAAAACTTCCCCGGGGTAAGCCCGGTACAGATTTATCAGATATTTGTTGAGAGGATATCTGGAATCACCAGCTTTTTTGGTATCGCCCAAAACCATGTTCTCCATATCGTCGCCCTTCCGGTACAAATGAGGAGCGACATGGCCATGTTTCAGGGCAAGGCCCATGAATCCTGCAATCTCATCTGATTCCAGGAGGTCTTTTACTTTTTTCTTGATAGTGTCAATCATAAAAACACCCTACCTGTCTTAGGCCAATTCTTTTCTGTAATCATTCTTCAAAGGGGACGGCCCCAGCCTGCGCAGCTCGTCGATGAACGTATTAAATTCATGAACCAGCTCCGGTGCTTCAGCTGAAGAAACCCAGCTCGCCTTGAGACGCTCCTCTTCGATTCCGCTGAACTTGAGCATCTCCCTGAGAACGGTTACACGCTTCCTGGTGGAATAATTACCATACAGGTAATTGCATTCGCCGAGGTGTCAGCCGCCGACAAATACACCATCCACCCCACGTTGAAACGCCAAAAGAATATGGTGCGGTGACACACTCCCACTACACATTACCCGGACCGTGCGAACATTCGCCGGGTACTGCAAACGACTGACCCCAGCCAGGTCAGCAGCGGCGTATGCTCACCAGGTACACAGAAAACAGACGATCTTGGGTTCGAAAATGTCGTCACTCATTATCAGTTCCTTTTTAAATTTTTAAAACTACAAAACGTATATCGCTTTTCGTACTGGATAATGCCAGGCACTAGATTGCCCGTATCTGCGCCAACAATTGCTCCGGTTTATACCCTCTCAGAATGGCGCTGTGAGAGGGACATGTCGCGGCACAGTTACCGCAGCCCTTGCAGAGAATCTCCTTGACCTCACACACTCTAGTTTCCCTGTTGTAGCTGATGGCATCATAGGGACAGACATTGAGACATCCCATGCAGCCTACACAGGATTCTGCATCAATCTGTGCGACAATCGCACTTTTCACCAACATGTCCTTGAAAAGGATGGCGCCGATCCGTGAAGCAACGCCCATGCCCTGGGTCCGCGCCTCAACCGAAGTACTCGGATAGCGGGCACTGCCGCAGACGAATATGCCATCCGCTGCAAAATCAAGGGGACGAAGTTTGGCATGGGCCTCCAGAAAGAAACCGTTCTTATCGGTGGGAACCCTCATCAGCCCGGCGATCTCGGAGGCGTCTGCCCTGGCGACAAGAGGTGTGGAAAGCACAACAAGATCAGTATCGATCTCCTTGGTCACTCCCAGCACTGACTGATGAAAGACCACTTTGCCTTCATTGACCTGCGGCTCTCTCTCCGGATCATAGACATCGAAGCTTATTCCCATCCCCCTGGCATCCCAGAGCATTTGCTCCTTTTCATCACCGTACATCTGCATGTCGCGGTAGAGAATATGGACATTTGCCAGCGGATATTTACGCTTGATGATCATAGCGTTTTTTACCGCGGTGGCACAGCAGATTCGCGAACAGTATTCCCGTTCCGCATTGCGTGCTCCGGCGCACTGGATCATCACTATTTTAGAACCCTTGAACGATCCTTCCTTGAGCCTTTTTTCGAGCTCCATCTGGGTAATGACCGTTTCACCGTTGTAGCCGAACAAACCTTCACCGGTAAGAGGGACACCACCGGAAGCCACCACGATGCAGCCTACGGTTTCTTCTTTTTTCTCTCCCCCTGCTATCTGGTATGCGACCTTGTAGTTGCCGATATAACCGGTTATCTCGGTCACCCGTGTGTCTGCCAGTGCGGTGATATTAGATATGGCGCCGACCTTTTCGGCCAGCCCGGCAATCCGCTCTGCTGCGGAAGTGCCGTTTTCGAGAAGATGAAGATCCCGCATCACGCCACCGAATTCTTTTTCTTTCTCAACCAGCAGGACTTCAAGTCCCATGCCGGCCAGAGCTTCAGCCGCGGAAAGTCCGGCGATGCCACCGCCGATCACGAGAATTTTGCGAATCAGGGAGGATTCAATGTCCAACTGAGGTTCGAGCATCGTACTTTTGGCGACCCCCATGCGCACCAGATCCATAGCCTTTGCGGTGGCGGTATCCCGTTTGCCCATATGCACCCATGAACACTGGTCCCGGATATTCACCATTTCAAAAAGATAGGGATTGAGCCCGGCCTGGGCACAGGAACTGGAGAAGAGCGGTGCATGCGTCCGGGGGGAACACGAGGCAACTACAACCCGGTTGAGATCGTTTTGCCTGATGGCGTTCTGGATCTCGCCGATTCCGGATTCCGAACAGGTATAGAGATTTTCCTTGGTATAGACAACCCCAGGCAGAGTGGCGGCGTATTCCGTGACTGATTTGCAGTCGAGATGACCGGCAATATTGGATCCGCAATCGCAAATAAATACGCCAACCCGTAATTCCTCAGTATTTTCATTACCCTTATTTTTCATTTCTCAGAAACCTTTTAAGATACCTTGAGTAATTCTTGGGGAGAGACGGTGACTGTCTGCACTGCCCGCGAAGCCGCACTGCTTGCCTGGGCAACCGATTCTGGGATGTCCATTGGGCTGTGGGCGCAACCGCACACGAAAATACCCTCTTTCGTCGTATCAAGCGGGTTTTCCGGGCTGGTTTTAAAAAAGCCGAACCTGTTAATTTCAATTCCCAGGATTTCTGCTAAATCCTTGACACCGTCTGCAGGAGCGCAGGCCGTCGCCAGAACGACCAGATCAAATTCCTCGCGCTGCACCACCTGCTTCTGAGTATCCTCATACACCAGCACCGGCCTGTCGTCCGGTCCGTTCTGAATTTCGGCAACTCTGCTGCGTCTGTAGGTAATATTCGAATTATTATTACCCCTGACCTTGTATTCATCAAAGCCTTTGCCGACGGCACGGATGTCCATGCCGAAGATCACCGAGGTGGTCTCATTGTCGTGCTCATGGGCAATGATGGCCTCTTTTATTGAGTGCATGCAGCAAAAACCGGAGCAGAAGGGATAAAAGCGAAGATCTCTGGAACCGACACACTGGATAAAGGCAAGTTTCCTGGCGGTGGTAAAACTTTCCGCCTTTTGCTTCAACTCTTCAAGCCTTGAGCGCAGTGGCAGATATTCCTCGTACTTTGCGGCCCACTGTTTTTGGCTATCATCCGCCTCAGCTTCTCCGGAGGAATATCTCTTGTAGAACTCTGCGCTTTTCTCCCCATATTTCTCTTCGAGCCGGGCAAGTCCCTTGGCTGCTTTGTTTTCCTGCTTTTCCAGCGTCTCGATCTCATGCAGAACGGCGACATCGGAAGGACGGTCTATGTGCCCATGGGTGGGGCCGCTGGCACTAAGAAAACGTTCAAACTCCATGGCCGTAACCACATTGGGCAATTCGTTGTATCTGTACTCGTGAATCTTTCCGGGATTGAAGACAGTGTAGCCGCTGGCAGCTATAATTGAACCGATTTCCAGCTCGACAACTTCATCTTTCTGTTCAAAATCAACCGCATTTGCCTCGCATTTTTTCTGGCAGATACCACACTTCTTGCCCTGAAAAACCCGGCAATGTTCTGTATCGATAGCGTGGGTGGAAGGAATACCCTGGGCAAACCAGCTGTAAATGGCCTTTCGCTTGCTGTGACCCTCGTTGTACAGGTCCGTCACCAGCGTCGGGCAGGATTCCGCACAGGCTCCGCAACCGGTGCATTTGGCCTGATCGACATAACGGGCCTTTTTACGCACCTGTACCTTGAAGCAACCGGCACTTCCCTCAACCTTCTCAACTTCGCTGTATGCCATCAATTCAATATTGGGATGTCGACCGACATCCAGCATTTTCGGCGAGAGTATTCAGATGGCACAATCATTGGTGGGAAAGGTCTTGTCGAGCTGGGCCATCTTCCCGCCTATGCTGGGCAGCCGTTCCACCAGATAGACCTTGAATCCCATCTCCGCAAGATCCAGAGATGACTGAATCCCTGCAATACCACCACCAATAACAAGCATGTCCCTATTCACAATTACCTCCCGTTAAGGCAGTTAACATAATCAAGCTCAAGCGGCTTCTTTGATTTTCAGAGGCCCTAAAGATTGTATTTCTTCTGTAAACTCTGCAGCAACCTCGGCAAATTTGGTTCCTTCAGCAGAAGATATCCATTCAAGCCGCACTCTGCCCGGTTCAATACCCAGGATCTGCACCAGTTCTTTTGTGGTCTGAAAAACTTTTTCACACTTTACATTACCATCCAGGTAATGACAGTCGCCAATGTGTCAGCCGGCGACAAGGACACCGTCCGCCCCGTTTTCAAACCCTTTTAAAATAAAATTAGGATTGATGCGGCCAGAGCACATGACCCGGATGATGCGCAGATTCGGAGGATACTGAAATCTGCTGACACCGGCCAGATCCGCCGCCGAATACGCACACCAGTTGCAGGCAAACGCTACTATTTTTGGCTTGAATTCCCCGGACATTTTCTCTTCCTTAGTAATAGGTATTTTACCTGAAATATTTCACTTAAAAACAGAAACCTAACTCAATATTGACCAATAACTGGTGTGCAGTGCATC
This region of Desulfopila inferna genomic DNA includes:
- the fdhF gene encoding formate dehydrogenase subunit alpha, which produces MDYRTVLTTCTYCGCGCNFFLEVLDGDPIGTIPCKTSPVNEGKLCIKGWNVHEFIRNKHRLTQPLIRKNDKLEEVSWDEALDYTASRLKEIAAESGPDSIGFLTSAKVTNEENYLLQKFARAAVKTNNIDHCARLUHSSTVAGLAAAFGSGAMTNSIEEFEDADCIFIIGSNTTVAHPLVATRIYRAKKNGAKIIVADPRKVHISEIADIHVNHTMGTDVALINGIMNVILAKGWHDQAFIDEQTEDFEACRKVIEGFTPDKASAICGVPAADIERIAECYGTADKASIIYCMGITQHTTGVDNVKSLANLAMLTGSLGKESSGVNPLRGQNNVQGACDMGGLPNVFTAYQPVTSAGVIEKFAKAWQVDSLSDKVGLTIPAMLEGLDNDSVKALYIMGENPVVSDPDVTHVKKALEKAEFLVVQDIFLTATAEMADVVLPGVSFAEKDGTFSNTERRVSRVRQAIEPRGEARQDWQIIQDISSRFGYPMSYSSPEEIFDEMAKLTPSYAGISYERLEGDGLQWPCPAPDHPGTRYLHKGRIARGKGLFHGIGFQVPAENVDDDYPFWFSTGRVFAHYHTGTMTRNSPTLDAEIKEGFIELSIADAERLGVINGEVVTVSSRRGSVDTKALVTKRIEKGSAFMPFHFIESCANILTNSAYDPICKIPELKVCAVNIVKKAA
- a CDS encoding 4Fe-4S binding protein is translated as MIDTIKKKVKDLLESDEIAGFMGLALKHGHVAPHLYRKGDDMENMVLGDTKKAGDSRYPLNKYLINLYRAYPGEVFGVLVRGCDDRGLQTLYTWNQLDPKKVVPVGIACPQELADACECSQPYPKEIMAGEAVQAGASKSVAEIDALGLTERFSYWMEEFVKCIKCYGCSNICPMCFCSECSLKCDDLIKKGELPPEIPAFHHTRAMHMVGRCIDCGLCEEACPSHIPLRTLYKKVNAVMDEQFDFKTGMNRRRSPLNTIEPVQGKE
- a CDS encoding hydrogenase iron-sulfur subunit, whose protein sequence is MSDDIFEPKIVCFLCTWUAYAAADLAGVSRLQYPANVRTVRVMCSGSVSPHHILLAFQRGVDGVFVGGUHLGECNYLYGNYSTRKRVTVLREMLKFSGIEEERLKASWVSSAEAPELVHEFNTFIDELRRLGPSPLKNDYRKELA
- a CDS encoding CoB--CoM heterodisulfide reductase iron-sulfur subunit A family protein codes for the protein MKNKGNENTEELRVGVFICDCGSNIAGHLDCKSVTEYAATLPGVVYTKENLYTCSESGIGEIQNAIRQNDLNRVVVASCSPRTHAPLFSSSCAQAGLNPYLFEMVNIRDQCSWVHMGKRDTATAKAMDLVRMGVAKSTMLEPQLDIESSLIRKILVIGGGIAGLSAAEALAGMGLEVLLVEKEKEFGGVMRDLHLLENGTSAAERIAGLAEKVGAISNITALADTRVTEITGYIGNYKVAYQIAGGEKKEETVGCIVVASGGVPLTGEGLFGYNGETVITQMELEKRLKEGSFKGSKIVMIQCAGARNAEREYCSRICCATAVKNAMIIKRKYPLANVHILYRDMQMYGDEKEQMLWDARGMGISFDVYDPEREPQVNEGKVVFHQSVLGVTKEIDTDLVVLSTPLVARADASEIAGLMRVPTDKNGFFLEAHAKLRPLDFAADGIFVCGSARYPSTSVEARTQGMGVASRIGAILFKDMLVKSAIVAQIDAESCVGCMGCLNVCPYDAISYNRETRVCEVKEILCKGCGNCAATCPSHSAILRGYKPEQLLAQIRAI